The DNA window AGATTTCCCTCCAGGTAGAGTTGAAAATAGTAGTGGATCCACTTGTTGAAAAAGAGATAGATCAAAGCGGCGATGGAGAGAAAAGGTCCGAAGGGAATGCGGCTGGTGCCGCCTCTTCCTTGCTTTATCATGGCCGCTATACCGATAATGGAGCCGGTAAGTGAGCTGAAAAAAATCACAAAGAGCAGAGACTGCCAGCCCAGAAATGCTCCTATCATTGCCAGAAGCTTTATATCTCCTCCTCCCATTCCCTCCTGTTTTCGTACAAGATAATAAAGGACGGCAATGGCGTAGAGAGCACCGCCGCCTGCCAGAATGCCGATGACGGAACTTTGCCAGGTCAGGTTTGGATTGAAAAAGGAGAAGAAAAGTCCTAATACTATAGCAGGCAGGCTGATCCGATCAGGAATGATCTGGTGATGTATGTCTATCCAGATAATGGCAAGCAGGGCAGCACAGAAGATGAAATAACCTGCAGCGGTGATACTGAGGCCGAATGAGGCAAAAACGGCGGCACTGAGCAGGGCCATCAACAGTTCGACAATAGGGTATTGGGGTGAAATTTTTGTCTTGCAGTGGCTGCACTTTCCCCGTAGAAAGAGATAGCTCGCCAGGGGGATATTCTCATACCAGAGAAGCGGAGTGCTGCACGCCGGACAATGTGATGCCGGGAAGACTATCGACTTATCCTCCTGGGGAAGCCGGAGGATGACAACGTTGAGAAAACTGCCAACGATAGCCCCCAGAATCAAGGCGACGATGCTGATGATAAATTCAATGTCCATGGTGTCGAAGAATAGGGCTCTTGAGGATATTGCAAAAGCATTTTTAACCGTCATTCAGTCCGGATCTGTGCTTGGGAGCGGAAAGATGTGGTCAATGCAATTCATATATTGCCGAATACATACCTGATCATACAAACAGTCTTTGACTGAGTTTGATTGATAATCAATTATTTTAAAGAAAATTAACCAACCTACTATGGCTCAATATCAGGAAAATGCAACCATAATCCGTTTCGAGCAGTTTACCGAGGACAATATCCGGTTGACATTGCAGTCCGATAATATTGCCGCCGTGGCAAAGCCCGGCCAGTTTGTTATGATACGAACCGCCTTGGGCAAAGACCCTTTGCTGCGCCGCCCATTTTCCATTCACCAGAGCAGCACCAACGGCCGCATCCAG is part of the Desulfopila inferna genome and encodes:
- a CDS encoding prepilin peptidase; amino-acid sequence: MDIEFIISIVALILGAIVGSFLNVVILRLPQEDKSIVFPASHCPACSTPLLWYENIPLASYLFLRGKCSHCKTKISPQYPIVELLMALLSAAVFASFGLSITAAGYFIFCAALLAIIWIDIHHQIIPDRISLPAIVLGLFFSFFNPNLTWQSSVIGILAGGGALYAIAVLYYLVRKQEGMGGGDIKLLAMIGAFLGWQSLLFVIFFSSLTGSIIGIAAMIKQGRGGTSRIPFGPFLSIAALIYLFFNKWIHYYFQLYLEGNLHF